One Xyrauchen texanus isolate HMW12.3.18 chromosome 2, RBS_HiC_50CHRs, whole genome shotgun sequence genomic window carries:
- the LOC127617760 gene encoding histone H2B-like: MPEPAKSAPKKGSKKAVTKTAGKGGKKRRKSRKESYAIYVYKVLKQVHPDTGISSKAMGIMNSFVNDIFERIGGEASRLAHYNKRSTITSREIQTAVRLLLPGELAKHAVSEGTKAVTKYTSSK, from the coding sequence ATGCCTGAACCAGCCAAATCCGCCCCGAAGAAGGGATCCAAGAAGGCCGTCACAAAGACCGCCGGTAAGGGAGGAAAGAAGCGCAGAAAGTCCAGGAAGGAGAGTTACGCTATCTACGTGTATAAAGTCCTGAAACAGGTTCATCCTGACACCGGGATCTCTTCCAAGGCGATGGGAATCATGAACTCTTTCGTCAACGACATCTTCGAGCGCATCGGCGGTGAAGCGTCTCGTCTCGCTCACTACAACAAGCGCTCCACCATCACATCGAGAGAGATCCAGACCGCCGTGCGTCTGCTGCTGCCCGGTGAACTGGCCAAACACGCCGTGTCTGAGGGCACAAAGGCCGTCACCAAATACACCAGCTCCAAGTAG